A region of Marnyiella aurantia DNA encodes the following proteins:
- a CDS encoding FtsL-like putative cell division protein — MAKKTTYKPQKKLTFIDIIKGNFLNRDEIKTHYRYFLLLFVLMMVMIYSNHKVNQKIEVVNELKEQTEEFKSRNAYAQSRLIKVKMESQLGKEMIQDSLLPLESHPHKLLIKLDSSYAKAE, encoded by the coding sequence TTGGCAAAAAAAACAACATACAAACCTCAGAAAAAATTAACCTTTATAGATATCATAAAGGGGAATTTCCTGAACCGGGATGAGATCAAAACGCATTACCGCTATTTCCTGCTGCTCTTTGTGCTGATGATGGTGATGATCTACAGTAATCACAAGGTAAACCAGAAGATTGAGGTTGTTAATGAATTGAAAGAACAGACAGAAGAATTTAAATCGAGGAATGCTTATGCTCAGAGCCGACTTATTAAGGTGAAGATGGAATCCCAATTGGGAAAGGAAATGATCCAGGATTCACTTCTACCGTTGGAGAGTCATCCTCATAAATTATTGATTAAACTGGACAGCAGCTATGCAAAAGCAGAGTGA
- a CDS encoding GDP-mannose 4,6-dehydratase: MIYLVTGGSGFIGSHLVERLLSVGHSVINIDNFDNFYDYRIKINNTLTSAGIDLPFSFEDKQKDILKTVKATYSDVYRLYYQDIRDKDGLAEIFRAHRPDFVIHLAALAGVRPSIERPLDYEDVNIRGTMNIWELCREFGVSKFICASSSSVYGNNEKVPFSEEDPVDRPVSPYAATKRCGEIIGHVYHHLYQIDMIQLRFFTVYGPRQRPDLAIHKFTGLISDDQEVPFYGDGTTARDYTYIDDIVSGILKTADYLELNTGVYEIVNLGENEVITLNEMLKTIEDTLQKKSRKIELPHQPGDVTQTHADISKASGMLGYKPATKFRDGIKKFVEWFLRK, from the coding sequence ATGATATATCTTGTTACCGGCGGAAGTGGTTTTATTGGATCACACCTTGTGGAGCGGCTTTTAAGTGTTGGACATTCTGTCATAAACATTGACAATTTTGATAATTTTTATGATTACAGAATTAAAATCAATAATACTCTTACGAGCGCAGGCATTGATTTGCCATTTTCGTTTGAAGATAAGCAAAAGGATATTCTTAAAACGGTTAAAGCTACGTATTCAGATGTCTACCGACTTTATTACCAGGATATTAGGGATAAAGATGGCTTGGCAGAAATCTTTCGCGCGCACCGTCCGGATTTCGTAATCCACCTTGCAGCCCTGGCAGGAGTTAGGCCGTCCATTGAGCGTCCGCTTGATTATGAGGACGTGAATATCAGGGGAACTATGAACATTTGGGAACTTTGCCGCGAATTTGGGGTGAGTAAATTTATCTGCGCCTCCTCTTCCAGTGTTTACGGTAATAATGAAAAGGTTCCTTTTTCAGAAGAAGACCCCGTGGACAGGCCTGTTTCACCATATGCAGCCACCAAAAGATGTGGTGAAATTATCGGTCATGTGTATCATCACCTGTATCAGATCGATATGATCCAACTCCGCTTCTTTACAGTATATGGGCCGCGCCAGCGGCCGGATCTTGCCATCCATAAATTTACAGGCCTTATATCAGATGATCAGGAAGTGCCTTTTTATGGAGACGGCACCACTGCACGCGACTACACTTATATAGACGACATTGTGTCAGGAATTTTAAAAACTGCAGATTATCTGGAGTTGAATACCGGTGTATACGAAATTGTTAATTTAGGTGAAAATGAGGTGATTACCCTAAATGAAATGTTGAAAACTATTGAGGACACTTTACAGAAGAAATCCCGTAAAATAGAGCTGCCGCACCAACCTGGAGATGTTACGCAAACGCACGCAGATATTAGCAAGGCAAGTGGCATGCTGGGGTATAAGCCTGCCACAAAATTCCGCGATGGCATAAAAAAGTTTGTGGAATGGTTTTTGAGAAAATGA
- the yihA gene encoding ribosome biogenesis GTP-binding protein YihA/YsxC, whose amino-acid sequence MIIKTVEFLKSSQRWQDCPEPNLPEYAFIGRSNVGKSSLINALMNHKDLAKTSQTPGKTQLINHFIVNEEWYLTDLPGYGYARVSKVMRKDFEKLNTNYILNRKNLVNLYVLVDVRHTPQQIDLEFMEWCGESGVPFSIVFTKADKLRPNAALKNVEDYKTKLLETWEELPPVYITSAEKKEGCAEILKNISKTNDLLKKNKIRFDG is encoded by the coding sequence ATGATTATCAAAACGGTTGAGTTCCTTAAAAGCTCACAAAGATGGCAGGACTGCCCCGAGCCCAACCTACCTGAGTACGCCTTTATTGGCCGCTCCAATGTGGGGAAATCTTCGCTTATTAATGCACTGATGAACCATAAGGACCTGGCAAAGACCTCACAGACTCCCGGCAAGACCCAGCTCATTAACCATTTTATTGTAAATGAAGAATGGTATCTCACTGATTTACCCGGCTACGGATACGCACGTGTTTCTAAAGTAATGCGTAAGGATTTCGAGAAACTGAACACCAACTATATCCTGAACCGGAAAAACCTTGTTAATCTGTATGTGCTGGTAGATGTGCGCCATACTCCACAGCAAATAGACCTGGAATTTATGGAGTGGTGTGGGGAAAGCGGCGTTCCGTTTTCAATTGTATTTACAAAAGCCGACAAGCTGAGACCTAATGCCGCACTGAAAAACGTTGAGGATTATAAGACCAAACTGCTTGAAACCTGGGAAGAACTACCACCTGTTTATATTACTTCGGCAGAGAAGAAGGAAGGCTGTGCCGAAATCCTGAAAAACATTTCCAAGACCAACGATCTTCTTAAAAAAAACAAAATCAGGTTTGATGGATGA
- a CDS encoding ROK family protein: MALTDLSGRIAIGVDIGGTNTKFGLVNHRGEILAKGTMKTDVHEDVEGFIEEIYKHLEPLIIQNGGMTMVEGVGVGAPNANYYKGTIEQAPNLNWKGIVPFADLMSHKFGKACTMTNDANAAALGEMMYGAARGMRDFVMITLGTGVGGGVICGGKLVYGHDGFAGELGHTIVKPGGRRHWSTGSEGSLEAYASATGIAITAKKMRAEYPASMLNEYSEDDINAKTVYECALQGDATAIEVFRYTGQKLGEALANFVMFSSPEAILLFGGVIKAGDFILKPAKLHMEQNLLPVFRNKVKLVLSELSEADAAILGASALVWANK; the protein is encoded by the coding sequence ATGGCATTAACAGACTTGTCCGGGCGTATTGCCATAGGAGTGGATATCGGAGGAACCAATACAAAATTCGGACTGGTAAACCACCGCGGAGAGATTTTGGCAAAGGGAACCATGAAAACTGATGTCCATGAGGATGTGGAGGGTTTTATTGAGGAAATTTACAAACACCTGGAGCCGTTAATAATACAGAATGGCGGAATGACAATGGTAGAAGGTGTCGGGGTAGGCGCACCTAATGCTAATTACTACAAAGGGACAATAGAGCAGGCACCAAACCTGAACTGGAAAGGTATTGTTCCTTTTGCTGACCTTATGAGCCATAAATTCGGAAAAGCCTGCACAATGACAAACGATGCCAATGCTGCTGCCCTTGGCGAAATGATGTACGGAGCCGCCCGCGGAATGCGGGACTTTGTAATGATAACGCTGGGAACAGGCGTAGGTGGTGGTGTAATCTGTGGCGGTAAACTTGTGTATGGTCACGATGGATTTGCCGGTGAGTTGGGACACACCATCGTGAAGCCCGGGGGTCGCCGTCACTGGAGTACCGGTTCTGAAGGCAGTCTGGAAGCTTATGCTTCCGCTACCGGAATTGCAATAACTGCCAAAAAGATGCGTGCGGAATACCCGGCATCTATGCTTAATGAATATTCAGAAGATGATATTAACGCCAAAACAGTTTACGAGTGCGCTTTGCAGGGCGACGCGACAGCGATAGAAGTATTTCGCTACACAGGGCAGAAACTGGGCGAAGCACTTGCAAATTTTGTCATGTTTTCATCACCCGAGGCTATTCTGTTGTTTGGCGGTGTCATTAAGGCCGGTGATTTTATCCTAAAGCCAGCAAAACTTCATATGGAGCAGAATCTGCTGCCTGTTTTCCGGAATAAGGTAAAGTTGGTTCTCAGTGAACTTAGCGAAGCTGACGCGGCCATATTGGGCGCCAGTGCATTGGTTTGGGCCAACAAATAA
- a CDS encoding DUF2795 domain-containing protein, whose amino-acid sequence MYWTLELASFLSDAPWPMTKAELIDYAIRTGAPMEVVENLQAIEDEGEIYESIEEVWSDYPTDDDFLWNEDEY is encoded by the coding sequence ATGTACTGGACACTAGAATTAGCTTCTTTTTTGAGCGATGCCCCCTGGCCAATGACAAAGGCAGAATTAATTGATTATGCCATCCGGACCGGCGCGCCAATGGAAGTGGTGGAAAATCTTCAGGCCATTGAAGACGAAGGTGAAATTTATGAATCCATAGAAGAAGTCTGGAGCGATTATCCTACAGATGACGACTTCCTGTGGAACGAAGACGAATACTAA
- a CDS encoding DUF2797 domain-containing protein → MQFSGQILKMCTQNGKPIQYYLNLGNDLIMMNQLIGKTLTIQHIGYQCLCCDSDEKIYRMGFCKKCFFESPYASDTIIRPELSTAHLGIGERDLEVEKSIQLHPHIVYLAYTGDVKVGVTRESQIPTRWIDQGATFALPIARTDNRYEAGMIEVALKEHLADKTNWRKMLEDDFEDDLDLKDFRDKIREYFPEDFQNFYSMEHEMERLDYPYEAPEKIVSFTLEKNPEISGTLTGIKGQYLCFDGGRFLNVRAHEGYVIELEADTTE, encoded by the coding sequence ATGCAGTTCTCCGGACAGATCCTGAAGATGTGTACCCAAAACGGTAAACCAATTCAGTATTACCTTAATTTAGGCAATGACCTTATTATGATGAATCAACTCATCGGCAAAACATTAACTATCCAACATATAGGATACCAGTGTCTATGCTGTGACAGTGATGAAAAAATATACCGCATGGGTTTCTGCAAAAAATGTTTCTTCGAAAGTCCATATGCCAGTGACACTATTATCCGTCCGGAACTTTCCACCGCTCATCTCGGAATTGGCGAAAGAGACCTTGAGGTTGAAAAGTCTATACAGCTTCACCCTCATATAGTATATCTTGCTTATACAGGCGATGTAAAGGTGGGTGTAACGCGTGAAAGTCAAATTCCGACACGCTGGATTGATCAGGGAGCCACCTTTGCCCTTCCAATTGCCAGAACCGATAACCGGTACGAGGCCGGAATGATAGAAGTAGCACTGAAGGAGCATCTGGCCGATAAAACCAATTGGCGGAAAATGCTTGAAGATGATTTTGAAGATGATCTGGACCTCAAAGATTTCCGGGATAAGATCCGCGAGTATTTTCCTGAAGATTTCCAGAATTTCTATTCAATGGAGCACGAAATGGAAAGGCTGGATTATCCTTATGAGGCTCCTGAGAAAATTGTGTCATTCACACTGGAGAAAAATCCGGAAATTTCCGGCACTCTGACCGGTATAAAAGGTCAATATCTTTGTTTTGACGGTGGCCGCTTCCTGAACGTGCGTGCGCACGAAGGTTATGTGATTGAACTGGAGGCTGACACTACAGAGTAG
- a CDS encoding GNAT family N-acetyltransferase, with protein MDDVVWTVKSFGELTASELYSVIKARVDVFVVEQQCPYPDLDSYDQQALHLWAIKNGDVAAYCRIFAPGIKYSEASIGRVLTNQNYRQMKFGKVLMKFAINIIEARFRTSAIRISAQDYLLRFYGEVGFEDTGRKYLEDNIPHTEMVRN; from the coding sequence ATGGATGATGTTGTCTGGACTGTAAAAAGCTTTGGCGAACTTACCGCATCAGAACTCTATTCTGTTATAAAAGCACGGGTAGACGTATTTGTAGTAGAACAGCAGTGCCCCTACCCCGACCTGGACAGTTACGACCAGCAGGCACTGCATCTTTGGGCAATCAAGAATGGTGATGTTGCAGCTTACTGCCGGATATTTGCACCGGGGATAAAATACTCTGAAGCTTCCATCGGCAGGGTTCTTACCAACCAAAACTACCGGCAAATGAAGTTCGGAAAAGTCCTGATGAAATTTGCCATTAACATTATTGAAGCACGTTTCCGTACTTCCGCGATAAGGATTTCAGCACAGGACTACCTGCTTCGGTTTTATGGTGAAGTGGGGTTTGAAGACACCGGCAGGAAATACCTGGAAGATAATATTCCGCACACGGAAATGGTAAGGAATTAG
- the mraZ gene encoding division/cell wall cluster transcriptional repressor MraZ — MNNFIGTYECKIDDKGRLKLPSSLAKQMENFGGDAFVVKRSVFQPCLEVYPMDAWEKLMMKINRLNRFQKKNADFIRSFTAGLKTVEPDTVGRLQISKDLTLYAGLSKEVVITSAGELFEIWDKAAYEKVIMTTEADFANLAEEVMGDISFDEEI; from the coding sequence ATGAATAATTTCATAGGCACATACGAATGCAAAATAGACGACAAAGGGCGCCTGAAGCTGCCTTCATCGCTGGCTAAGCAGATGGAGAACTTTGGTGGTGATGCCTTTGTAGTAAAGCGTTCCGTATTCCAGCCGTGTCTTGAAGTATATCCAATGGACGCCTGGGAAAAGCTTATGATGAAGATTAACCGCCTGAACCGGTTTCAGAAAAAAAATGCTGATTTCATCCGGAGCTTTACTGCGGGACTAAAAACGGTGGAGCCTGATACAGTCGGAAGGCTGCAGATTTCCAAAGATCTTACGCTTTATGCCGGACTTAGCAAGGAAGTGGTAATTACAAGCGCCGGCGAACTGTTCGAAATATGGGACAAGGCTGCCTATGAGAAAGTGATCATGACCACCGAAGCCGATTTTGCAAACCTTGCGGAAGAAGTAATGGGCGACATCAGTTTCGACGAAGAAATTTAA
- the msrA gene encoding peptide-methionine (S)-S-oxide reductase MsrA, with translation MKKILFFVISLIIISCNGQEGKTVNNKTKKMNSNKKMEQLVFGGGCFWCVESCFNMLNGVESAISGFAGGHKDNPTYEEVSTGETGHAEVVQITYDPLVISYEQLMEVFFFLHDPTTLNRQGNDVGTQYRSVIFYKDEAEKAKAQAAIKLSESSGKWSGTYVTELAPLEKFWTAESYHQGYYNQNPNQPYCSAVVGPKIQKFKKYFGEKGWLEADAQ, from the coding sequence ATGAAAAAAATACTGTTTTTTGTAATCAGTTTAATAATAATTTCCTGCAACGGGCAGGAAGGAAAAACCGTTAATAATAAAACCAAGAAAATGAATAGTAATAAAAAAATGGAACAACTTGTATTTGGTGGCGGATGTTTTTGGTGTGTCGAAAGCTGTTTCAATATGCTGAATGGTGTAGAATCTGCAATCTCCGGTTTCGCAGGCGGGCATAAGGATAATCCTACTTACGAAGAAGTTTCTACAGGAGAGACGGGACATGCCGAAGTCGTACAGATCACTTATGATCCTCTGGTAATTTCGTACGAACAGCTTATGGAAGTATTTTTCTTCCTTCACGACCCTACAACGCTAAACCGTCAGGGTAATGATGTCGGGACACAGTACCGGTCTGTAATTTTCTATAAAGATGAAGCCGAGAAGGCAAAAGCCCAGGCAGCCATCAAACTTTCTGAAAGCTCAGGAAAGTGGAGCGGGACTTATGTTACGGAACTGGCTCCTTTGGAGAAATTTTGGACTGCAGAAAGCTACCATCAGGGATATTACAATCAGAATCCGAATCAGCCTTACTGCTCAGCAGTGGTCGGTCCTAAGATACAGAAGTTTAAAAAATATTTTGGTGAAAAAGGTTGGCTGGAAGCCGATGCACAATAA
- a CDS encoding alpha/beta fold hydrolase, translating into MIFKTKKKKKFTFIQEGEGKPIVLLQGLMGGLSNFTLLIDFFSKRGYKVYFPDLPIYDLPILNTNLSSLAKFVAKFIEEEVGEPAIVVGNSMGGHVGLILTLSRPDLVRYLVLTGSSGLYERSFGDSFPRKNDRDYIRKKAEEVFYDPSVATESLVDEVFSVVNDRSKGIKTVMLARSAIKHNMEPELHRITTPTCIIWGKQDNVTPPEVAIEMDRLIPDSDLFWIDKCGHAAMMEKPETFNEILYDWLKSRE; encoded by the coding sequence ATGATTTTTAAAACGAAAAAGAAGAAAAAATTTACCTTCATACAGGAGGGCGAAGGCAAACCGATTGTACTCCTTCAGGGGTTGATGGGTGGCTTGAGCAATTTTACACTGCTTATTGATTTTTTCTCGAAAAGAGGTTATAAGGTGTACTTCCCGGACCTTCCTATATATGATCTGCCTATTCTCAATACCAACTTATCAAGTCTGGCAAAATTTGTAGCTAAATTCATAGAGGAGGAGGTAGGAGAACCAGCCATCGTGGTGGGAAATTCGATGGGCGGACATGTGGGTCTTATTCTCACACTGTCCCGCCCAGATCTTGTGCGATATTTAGTGCTGACCGGGAGCTCAGGTTTGTATGAGCGCTCCTTTGGCGACAGCTTTCCGCGGAAAAATGACCGGGATTACATCCGGAAAAAGGCCGAAGAAGTTTTTTACGACCCCTCTGTAGCCACTGAATCACTTGTTGATGAAGTTTTTTCTGTGGTCAATGACCGCAGCAAGGGCATCAAGACGGTGATGCTTGCCCGAAGTGCCATAAAACACAATATGGAACCGGAACTTCACAGAATTACGACGCCTACCTGCATTATATGGGGTAAGCAGGATAATGTAACGCCCCCGGAGGTTGCCATTGAAATGGACAGACTGATCCCTGATTCCGATTTGTTCTGGATTGATAAATGTGGACATGCTGCCATGATGGAGAAACCCGAGACCTTCAATGAAATCCTTTATGACTGGCTGAAAAGCCGCGAATAA
- the rsmH gene encoding 16S rRNA (cytosine(1402)-N(4))-methyltransferase RsmH, whose translation MYHNPVLLKQSVDDLVTRPDGIYVDCTFGGGGHSSEILQRLSPQGRLFGFDQDLDALKNNIEDERFTLVNQNFRFLENSLLLYGISQVDGVLADLGVSSHQFDAAERGFSTRSDAPLDMRMNVLQQLDAKAVINDYEEEHLADIFYHYGELREARRLAREIVHHRKIKRIETTEDLKKIFSYIPQFKQNKFYAQLFQAVRIEVNQELEVLKDMLQQAYSVLKPGGRLVVISYHSLEDRLVKRFLKNGMFEGEPARDIYGNYNKTFELLKSKATVPDGAEIETNSRARSAKMRTGIKL comes from the coding sequence ATGTATCATAATCCCGTCCTTCTTAAGCAGAGCGTAGATGATTTGGTCACCCGTCCGGACGGTATTTATGTGGACTGCACTTTCGGCGGCGGCGGGCATTCCAGCGAAATACTGCAGCGTCTTTCGCCTCAGGGAAGACTCTTTGGATTTGATCAGGATCTCGATGCATTAAAGAATAATATTGAAGACGAGCGGTTCACGCTGGTCAATCAGAATTTCCGCTTTCTGGAAAACTCGCTGCTCCTTTACGGTATTTCCCAGGTAGATGGTGTGCTGGCGGATCTGGGAGTTTCGTCCCATCAGTTTGATGCTGCTGAAAGAGGCTTCTCCACCCGAAGCGACGCGCCGCTGGATATGCGGATGAATGTCCTGCAGCAACTGGATGCCAAAGCGGTCATCAATGATTATGAAGAAGAGCATCTTGCTGATATTTTCTATCATTATGGTGAGCTTCGTGAAGCACGCAGGTTAGCCCGGGAGATTGTTCATCACCGTAAAATAAAAAGAATTGAGACCACGGAAGACCTGAAAAAAATCTTCAGTTATATACCGCAGTTTAAGCAGAATAAATTTTATGCGCAGTTATTTCAGGCGGTGCGTATTGAGGTAAACCAGGAACTGGAAGTTTTGAAGGATATGCTTCAGCAGGCTTACTCGGTTCTTAAACCGGGTGGACGTTTGGTGGTTATTTCCTACCATTCCCTGGAAGACAGGCTGGTGAAAAGATTTCTGAAGAACGGAATGTTTGAAGGTGAGCCAGCAAGAGACATCTACGGAAATTATAATAAAACTTTCGAACTGCTGAAAAGCAAAGCAACTGTGCCCGACGGGGCTGAAATAGAGACCAACTCGCGTGCGAGAAGTGCAAAAATGAGAACAGGAATTAAACTCTGA
- the secA gene encoding preprotein translocase subunit SecA, whose protein sequence is MSFLNKVLKGFLGDKNVSDLKEVKKVVGKIKAAEGDIQQLSDDGLRSKTAEFREKIKAAAANITSQIETTREQIKNSSNIDEKEALFTKVDTLNKEAYAAEEKVLEEILPEAFALIKETARRWAQNGEIRVTATDWDRQLAATRDFVEIQGEEAVWKKSWNAHGTEVVWDMVHYDTQFIGGVVLHSGKIAEMATGEGKTLVGTLPIYLNALPGRGVHVVTVNDYLAKRDSAWMGPLYQFHQLSIDCIDNHQPNSEGRKKAYNSNITYGTNNEFGFDYLRDNMVTSPDELVQGELNFAIVDEVDSVLVDDARTPLIISGPVPQGDRQEFDVLKPSVDRIVAVQKQTVSQIFNEAKKLIAAGNTKEGGFKLLQAYRGLPKNRQLIKFLSESGNRALLQKVEGQYMQDNNRDMPIVDKDLYFVIDEKNNQIDLTDKGVEYMSQGNDDKDFFVLQDIATEIAELEAKNLSKDDEFAAREDLFRDFAVKSERVHTMNQLLKAYTLFEKDDEYVVIDGEVKIVDEQTGRIMDGRRYSDGLHQAIEAKENVKIEAATQTFATITLQNYFRMYNKLAGMTGTAETEAGELWQIYKLDVVVIPTNRPIIRDDRQDLVFKTNREKYNAVIEEIERLTAAGRPVLVGTTSVEISQLLSKALQLRKIQHQVLNAKLHKKEAEIVSEAGRPGQVTIATNMAGRGTDIKLREGVKEAGGLAIIGTERHDSRRVDRQLRGRAGRQGDPGSSQFYVSLEDNLMRLFGSERIAKMMDRMGHKDGEVIQHSMISKSIERAQKKVEENNFGIRKRLLEYDDVMNKQRDVIYKRRKNALFGDHLKYDISNMIYDVSHSIVSKTKADGDYKIFEFEMIKNFTMESPVTESDFKNKSVADLTEAVYRAAQEDYTKRLELMKEKSFPIIENVFVNQGSMFKMIQVPFSDGIKTMTIVTDLQKAYDTKCQSLVDDFEKNITLSLIDENWKLHLREMDDLRRSSQGAVYEQKDPLVIYKQESFYLFSEMVDRVNKETISFLYKGEIPQ, encoded by the coding sequence ATGAGTTTTTTAAACAAAGTTCTTAAAGGCTTTCTGGGAGACAAGAATGTTTCCGATCTCAAGGAAGTAAAAAAAGTAGTAGGAAAAATAAAAGCAGCGGAAGGTGATATTCAGCAGCTCAGCGACGATGGCTTGCGTAGTAAGACCGCGGAGTTCAGAGAAAAGATTAAGGCTGCTGCCGCTAACATCACCTCTCAGATAGAAACCACCCGGGAACAGATAAAAAACAGTTCTAATATTGATGAAAAAGAAGCCCTTTTTACTAAAGTAGATACGCTGAATAAAGAAGCCTATGCTGCCGAAGAAAAGGTGCTTGAAGAAATACTTCCGGAAGCTTTCGCTTTGATTAAAGAGACTGCGCGCAGGTGGGCACAGAACGGTGAAATACGTGTAACAGCTACGGATTGGGACAGACAGCTTGCAGCAACAAGGGATTTTGTTGAAATCCAGGGCGAAGAGGCTGTTTGGAAAAAAAGCTGGAATGCCCATGGTACCGAGGTCGTTTGGGATATGGTTCATTATGACACTCAGTTTATCGGCGGTGTGGTGCTGCACAGCGGAAAGATTGCCGAAATGGCTACAGGTGAAGGTAAGACCCTCGTGGGTACCCTTCCGATCTATCTGAATGCACTTCCGGGTCGTGGGGTACACGTAGTTACAGTAAATGACTATTTGGCTAAGCGTGACTCCGCGTGGATGGGCCCATTGTATCAGTTCCACCAACTTTCCATTGACTGTATAGACAATCATCAGCCTAACTCCGAAGGACGGAAGAAAGCCTATAACTCTAATATTACTTATGGAACAAACAATGAGTTTGGCTTTGACTACCTTAGAGATAATATGGTAACGTCACCAGACGAACTTGTTCAGGGTGAACTTAACTTTGCGATTGTGGATGAGGTGGATTCTGTTCTTGTTGATGATGCCAGAACTCCTCTTATCATTTCGGGACCGGTTCCTCAGGGCGACCGTCAGGAATTTGACGTGCTGAAACCTTCGGTAGACAGAATCGTAGCCGTACAGAAACAAACTGTTTCGCAAATCTTTAATGAAGCCAAGAAACTGATCGCGGCCGGAAATACAAAAGAAGGTGGATTTAAGCTTTTGCAGGCGTACCGTGGACTTCCAAAGAACCGTCAGCTGATTAAGTTCCTTTCCGAAAGTGGAAACAGAGCTCTTCTGCAAAAAGTGGAAGGACAGTATATGCAGGATAACAACCGCGATATGCCAATCGTGGATAAGGACCTGTACTTCGTTATTGACGAAAAGAATAACCAGATAGACCTTACCGACAAAGGTGTGGAATACATGTCCCAGGGTAACGACGATAAAGATTTCTTCGTACTTCAGGACATCGCCACAGAAATTGCTGAACTTGAAGCGAAAAATCTTTCTAAAGATGATGAGTTTGCAGCAAGAGAGGATCTCTTCCGCGACTTTGCCGTAAAATCTGAGCGGGTTCACACAATGAATCAGCTGCTTAAGGCTTACACTCTTTTTGAAAAAGACGATGAATATGTAGTTATTGACGGTGAAGTTAAGATTGTTGACGAGCAGACTGGCCGTATCATGGATGGCCGGAGGTACTCCGATGGTCTTCACCAGGCAATCGAAGCTAAGGAGAATGTAAAGATTGAAGCGGCCACGCAAACCTTTGCGACAATTACGCTTCAGAACTACTTCCGTATGTATAACAAGCTTGCGGGTATGACCGGTACAGCGGAGACGGAAGCAGGTGAACTTTGGCAGATTTATAAACTGGACGTAGTGGTAATTCCTACCAACAGGCCAATTATCAGAGATGACAGACAGGATTTGGTTTTCAAGACCAACCGCGAAAAATACAATGCTGTAATTGAGGAGATTGAAAGGCTGACTGCCGCCGGACGTCCGGTGCTTGTTGGTACAACTTCAGTTGAGATTTCTCAGTTGCTTTCAAAAGCACTTCAGCTTAGAAAAATACAGCACCAGGTACTTAATGCCAAACTTCACAAGAAAGAAGCCGAGATTGTTTCGGAGGCAGGCCGCCCCGGGCAGGTTACCATTGCAACTAACATGGCAGGTAGGGGTACTGATATTAAGCTTCGCGAAGGAGTGAAGGAAGCAGGTGGTTTGGCGATTATTGGTACAGAGAGACACGATTCCAGAAGGGTAGACAGACAGTTGCGCGGTCGTGCGGGCCGTCAGGGAGATCCGGGAAGTTCGCAGTTCTACGTATCACTGGAGGATAACCTGATGCGTCTTTTCGGTTCTGAAAGGATTGCCAAGATGATGGACAGAATGGGTCATAAAGACGGTGAAGTAATTCAGCACTCTATGATTTCCAAATCTATCGAAAGAGCTCAGAAAAAAGTAGAGGAGAACAACTTCGGTATCCGTAAAAGACTTCTGGAATATGACGACGTAATGAACAAGCAGCGTGATGTCATTTACAAAAGAAGAAAGAATGCACTGTTCGGAGATCACCTGAAGTATGATATCTCCAACATGATTTATGATGTGTCGCATTCTATAGTTTCCAAAACCAAGGCTGACGGCGATTATAAGATCTTTGAGTTCGAGATGATCAAGAACTTTACAATGGAGTCTCCTGTTACTGAAAGCGATTTCAAAAACAAATCCGTTGCCGACCTTACAGAAGCCGTATACCGTGCTGCGCAGGAAGATTATACCAAGAGGCTTGAACTGATGAAGGAAAAATCGTTCCCGATCATTGAGAATGTTTTCGTTAACCAGGGCAGTATGTTCAAGATGATCCAGGTGCCGTTCTCAGACGGGATTAAAACGATGACTATCGTAACAGATCTTCAGAAGGCTTATGATACCAAGTGCCAGAGTTTGGTTGATGATTTTGAGAAAAATATCACCCTTTCTCTTATAGATGAGAACTGGAAACTGCATCTTCGTGAAATGGACGATTTACGCCGCTCCTCACAGGGCGCGGTGTATGAGCAGAAAGATCCGCTTGTAATTTACAAGCAGGAATCCTTTTACCTCTTCAGCGAAATGGTGGACAGGGTGAATAAGGAAACAATTTCTTTCCTTTATAAAGGTGAAATTCCTCAGTAA